A window from Acinonyx jubatus isolate Ajub_Pintada_27869175 chromosome E1, VMU_Ajub_asm_v1.0, whole genome shotgun sequence encodes these proteins:
- the LOC113592588 gene encoding keratin-associated protein 4-4-like has protein sequence MVNSCCGSSCCQPCCCPTCCRTTCCRTTCCRPTCCVSSCCHPCCRGSSCCGSSCCQPCCRPTCCQTTCCRTTCCRPSCCGSSCCGSSCCRPSCCISSCCRPCCGGSSCCGSSCCQPCCHPTCCRTTCCHPTCCVSSCCRPCCGGSSCCGSNCCGSSCCQPCCRPTCCQTTCCRTTCCRPTCCVSSCCRPSCCISSCCQPCCGGSSCCGSSCCQPCCRPTCCQTTCCRTTCCRPTCCVSSCCRPSCC, from the coding sequence ATGGTCAACTCCTGttgtggctccagctgctgccagccttgTTGCTGCCCCACCTGCTGCAGGACCACCTGCTGCAGGACCACCTGCTGCCGCCCCACCTGCTGTGTGTCCAGCTGCTGCCACCCCTGCTGCAGGGGATccagctgctgtggctccagctgctgccagccttgCTGCCGCCCCACCTGCTGCCAGACCACCTGCTGCAGGACCACTTGCTGCCGCCCCAGCTGCTGTGGTTCCAGCTGCTGTGGTTCCAGCTGCTGCAGGCCCAGCTGCTGCATCTCTAGCTGCTGCCGGCCTTGCTGTGGGGGTTccagctgctgtggctccagctgctgccagccttgCTGCCACCCCACCTGCTGCAGGACCACCTGCTGCCACCCCACCTGCTGTGTGTCCAGCTGCTGCCGCCCCTGCTGTGGGGGTTCCAGCTGCTGTGGCTCTAattgctgtggctccagctgctgccagcccTGCTGCCGCCCCACCTGCTGCCAGACCACCTGCTGCAGGACCACCTGCTGCCGCCCCACCTGCTGTGTGTCCAGCTGCTGCCGCCCCAGCTGCTGCATCTCTAGCTGCTGCCAGCCCTGCTGTGGGGGTTCtagctgctgtggctccagctgctgccagccttgCTGCCGCCCCACCTGCTGCCAGACCACCTGCTGCCGGACCACCTGCTGCCGCCCCACCTGCTGTGTGTCCAGCTGCTGCCGCCCCAGCTGTTGCTAG
- the LOC128313440 gene encoding keratin-associated protein 4-2-like isoform X1: MVNSCCGSVCSDQGCGQETCCRPSCCQTTCCRTTCCRPSCCGSSCCRPCCGGSSCCGSSCCQPCCRPTCCQTTCCRTTCCRPSCCGSSCCRPSCCISSCCRPCCGGSSCCGSSCCQPCCRPTCCQTTCCRTTCCRPTCCVSSCCRPCCGGSSGCGSNCCGSSCCQPCCRPTCCQTTCCRTTCCRPTCCVSSCCRPSCC; this comes from the coding sequence ATGGTCAACTCCTGTTGTGGCTCCGTCTGCTCTGACCAGGGCTGTGGCCAGGAGACTTGTTGCCGCCCCAGCTGCTGCCAGACCACCTGCTGCAGGACCACCTGCTGTCGCCccagctgctgtggctccagctgctgccgccCCTGCTGTGGGGGTTccagctgctgtggctccagctgctgccagccttgCTGCCGCCCCACCTGCTGCCAGACCACCTGCTGCAGGACCACTTGCTGCCGCCCCAGCTGCTGTGGTTCCAGCTGCTGCCGCCCCAGCTGCTGCATCTCTAGCTGCTGCCGGCCCTGCTGTGGGGGTTccagctgctgtggctccagctgctgccagccttgCTGCCGCCCCACCTGCTGCCAGACCACCTGCTGCCGGACCACCTGCTGCCGCCCCACCTGCTGTGTGTCCAGCTGCTGCCGCCCCTGCTGTGGGGGCTCCAGCGGCTGTGGCTCGAattgctgtggctccagctgctgccagccttgCTGCCGCCCCACCTGCTGCCAGACCACCTGCTGCCGGACCACCTGCTGCCGCCCCACCTGCTGTGTGTCCAGCTGCTGCCGCCCCAGCTGTTGCTAG
- the LOC128313440 gene encoding keratin-associated protein 4-6-like isoform X2: MVNSCCGSVCSDQGCGQETCCRPSCCQTTCCRTTCCRPSCCGSSCCRPCCGGSSCCGSSCCQPCCRPTCCQTTCCRTTCCRPSCCGSSCCRPSCCISSCCRPCCGGSSCCGSSCCQPCCRPTCCQTTCCRTTCCRPTCCVSSCCRPSCC, translated from the exons ATGGTCAACTCCTGTTGTGGCTCCGTCTGCTCTGACCAGGGCTGTGGCCAGGAGACTTGTTGCCGCCCCAGCTGCTGCCAGACCACCTGCTGCAGGACCACCTGCTGTCGCCccagctgctgtggctccagctgctgccgccCCTGCTGTGGGGGTTccagctgctgtggctccagctgctgccagccttgCTGCCGCCCCACCTGCTGCCAGACCACCTGCTGCAGGACCACTTGCTGCCGCCCCAGCTGCTGTGGTTCCAGCTGCTGCCGCCCCAGCTGCTGCATCTCTAGCTGCTGCCGGCCCTGCTGTGGGGGTTccagctgctgtggctccagctgctgccagccttgCTGCCGCCCCACCTGCTGCCAGACCACCTGCTGCCGGACCACCTGCTGCCGCCCCAC CTGCTGTGTGTCCAGCTGCTGCCGCCCCAGCTGTTGCTAG